From the genome of Malus domestica chromosome 04, GDT2T_hap1, one region includes:
- the LOC103433802 gene encoding uncharacterized protein → MSPSSQPLNQLFQRLVSFHGLKQEPVVVGTYNDLVLCCTSEFNQRNYYLCNPYTIQWVPLPPPPQVCKFVLVGFICDLPYYNNKEDYQPGDMIQLNANYRCRVVRLMDPDDADDEDKDIIDFSNFKLIDMRDFCTFKVQIFSSETGEWKETTVRSERTVTSAYNFTLEMMSVCTGVASKLMLYWMGDDDVILIQLDPFMIDKSASATLSTCYRHRIRNEWDALPMRCIAAYDGGVRMCNYDYVSGYLSICELKEEEEEDDDPRVSIHGGSKSLFVKLKKRVYLVDETKVVIGPWTEIEGVFFDQNNEDTLYMIVDTKKLHGRIKDTIRCNIVTGEVSKIVGNRKFNCFRFFPIVIPWWPTPVPRLAQGAISK, encoded by the coding sequence ATGTCGCCGTCCTCTCAACCGTTGAATCAGCTTTTCCAAAGACTTGTGAGTTTCCATGGTTTGAAACAAGAGCCAGTTGTGGTAGGTACATATAATGACTTAGTTCTGTGCTGCACAAGCGAGTTTAACCAGCGCAATTACTACCTTTGCAATCCATATACAATCCAgtgggttcctcttcctccCCCACCACAAGTGTGCAAGTTTGTACTAGTGGGATTCATCTGTGATCTTCCCTACTATAACAACAAGGAAGATTATCAGCCAGGAGATATGATCCAGCTTAATGCGAATTATAGGTGCAGGGTTGTGAGATTAATGGATCCTGATGATGCCGATGACGAGGACAAGGACATAATAGATTTCAGCAACTTCAAACTCATCGACATGAGAGATTTCTGCACATTCAAAGTGCAGATCTTCTCTTCTGAGACTGGTGAATGGAAGGAGACAACTGTAAGATCCGAGAGAACTGTAACATCCGCGTACAACTTTACTTTGGAAATGATGAGTGTCTGTACTGGCGTTGCTTCCAAACTAATGCTGTATTGGATGGGCGATGATGATGTCATTCTTATTCAGTTGGATCCGTTCATGATCGACAAGAGTGCTAGTGCTACTTTATCTACCTGTTATAGACACCGTATCAGGAATGAGTGGGACGCTCTTCCAATGAGGTGCATAGCAGCGTATGATGGGGGTGTGCGGATGTGCAACTATGACTATGTTTCCGGCTATCTGTCTATTTGTGagttgaaggaagaagaagaagaagatgatgatccGAGGGTGAGTATCCATGGAGGATCAAAGAGTTTGTTTGTGAAACTTAAGAAGAGGGTTTATTTGGTGGATGAAACAAAGGTTGTGATAGGTCCATGGACAGAGATTGAGGGGGTATTTTTTGACCAAAATAACGAGGATACCTTGTATATGATAGTAGATACGAAGAAGCTCCATGGTCGGATAAAAGATACTATCAGGTGCAACATTGTAACCGGAGAGGTGTCAAAGATTGTTGGAAACAGAAAATTTAATTGTTTCAGATTCTTCCCGATTGTTATCCCATGGTGGCCGACTCCAGTCCCTCGACTAGCGCAAGGTGCAATATCCAAATAG